The DNA sequence CACCTGAAAGTAACAGGCAACCAGGCTCTGCAAGACTTGCTGCCTGTTGAGACCCTCCAAAACTTGAGGTAAGGACAATCATTGTTTCCATTCTACCTTTTGACACTTTGCCGTGCGTCTAAATTAAGGTTGAGTTTATTGGgggcaaaaaaaaaacctctttCAATACATGTGTTTTGTTGTACAGTATACAACTAGGAGTATGAAATGTGTCATGAAATCAAGTGTTATACCCCTCATCAGGCAAAACTATTGGATTCCTCACCATTGTTGAAGTTGCATTGTAAAAATTAATGGCTCTCAGTCAGATCTGACACTTAATACTTGATTTGTCTTCCTGTACATTACAAAGTTTGTAGATTGTTTCATTGACCCTGGATGCacactgaaatgaaaacagaaaagaaaatctaAGCCCGTGTACAAAAACATCCAGATGATATAAATTTATTTTTCCAAAACTTTAATGCAGTAATGTACTTTTATTTCATAACATTCTTCAAAATTGATAATTGCTTCACTAATCACGGAAATTCTAGTGGATCTGGCAACAATGATATGCAGTATGTTCACTGAACTAATAATTAGGTTCCCGTTTTTGTAATCCTTTATGTAGTTTGTGTTTAAATGAGCGTTCTTATGTCAAATGTATCCCTTTCACTCCCATAACTCAATTCAATAACAGATATAATGGAACTCCTCATTCCTTTCAATAACGAGGGTCAATTTCCATCCGTGACTTCCCAACGTCTCTCCACCATGTACAAGACATGGATCAGGGCCATGATCAAATCTTTTTCCTTTTCCACGATACACAAAGCTCAAATAACACAAAAGCAGCTTGACACTACTCAGGATAAAGTATTTAattggcaaagatagacacaaagtgctggtgtaactcagcggtcaggcaatatctctggaggaaaatgatgggcgacattttgggtcgggagcacCCTCTACCATTTGAACAGTGAACATGGTGCATACCAGCCTGAATTGTAATAGAGTTTCTTaccctctccccataatctttgatacccttactgagccttaaaaaatacccaacgacttggcctccaccaccacctgtggcaatgaattccacagattcatcctctgaggaaattcctcctcatctccttgctaaaggtttgtccttttattctgagactatgccctcaggttctagactctcccactactgcaagcatcctctccacatccactttccaTATATCACCTTTAGCAAATCCCCACCTTCCCCCAAAAAACAAGGatagttatttttttgttttaactaTTGCTGTTTCTTTAGTTTAATGCTTCAACATTTTAATTCACAGGCTGCTGGAGATGCCATATGCTTACCAATGCTGTGCCTACAGCTCTTGTGAAGgttcctacaaacttgcacatcagtgggaggagatggagagaaatAGTGATGATGAAACTCATAAACGGGATGCTGGAATGCTATCAGGACAAGGTAACGGTTCAGTGTTGTCATAAACAGGAAttgctgcaaacactcagcaggtcagacagcatctgtaaatAGAGGGCCAGAGTTGGcacttcaggtcaaagacccttcaccAGAACATGGAAAGAGAGAAAAACAAGTTTATTTTAGGTTACGGAGTTCCCCTTCTCtgcaagctaaatctaacttagtTTTATCCATTTCCCAGTTCTTATAATGGTTCTTCAACACAAAACATTAACTGTATTTCTCtaaatgcagatgctgtctgacctgttggggggtgccagcattttctgcattaatttcagacttccaacatctgcagcattttgaTTTTGTGGTAAATGTTCTCGTTTATTTTACTTGTTATTTGATTGATGCGAGCTAAACGGACGGCTCTGGTTTAACTCAAAAACATTTAGTTTATGTATTCTCTAGTTGTTCTTTTAGAAGAAATAAACAGCACAAATGGTAAGATTTAAAATTGTGTTTTAGTGAATGGATCAAGAAAATGTGATCAAGATAAAGGTAAATTGTTTGAAATAGTGATAAATATTAAGAAAAATAAGTCTTGCCAATTGTTTTTATAATTACCAATTGCCTAATGTTTATATACACAAAGTAGGGTGTGTAACCTATAAACTTTGTGATATACAGATGATCAAGAACTCGATGATTTATTAATGGAATTTGAAGAGGATCCAAAAATCCATTCTGTCCAATGCACTCCAACACCAGGTACATTGAAAGGAATAATGATTTTCCaaggcgtaggaaggaactgtaggtgctggtttactccagcattttatgtctatctttggtgtaactcagtgggacaggcggcaactctgaagaaaaggattaggtgacgctttgggtcgagacccttccacagccaacatgggaccattgtgggctctacctttccttggtcaGTGGTGCTGGCTCTGAATTGTTCTGAACCATTtcaaacctctagtttccctctctcctgactctcagtctgaagggtttcgacctgaaattcGAATTCGAATTCGAACCCAAGAGTCCAAATGTCCATTCCTCAATCCATTTCCCAAAAAGGGCATCTGTAGCCCACTTTCTTTGTGGTATTCTGCTGGGAACAACTGAATTTCTGGGAAATTAAATTGTCAGCTTTGTTTATAGTTTTCTCAaatctttagagacacagcaatataaacaggcccttcagcccaccgggtccatgccaacctttgatcacctgtacacactagttttctgtgttatcccactttctcatccactttaccacacattaggagcaatttacagaagccaattaacctacaaacctgcacatccttgagatgtgagaggaaacccgtgcagtcacacggagaacgtgcacactccatacagacacaagatacaagatacaagatacatttaattgtcatttggaccccttgaggtccaaacgaaatgccgtttctgcagccatacattacaaacaaatagacccaagacacaacataatttacataaacatccatcacattgctgtgatggaaggccaaataaacttatctctccactgcactctcccccccccccgatgtcagagtcaaagtcaaagcccccggctggcgatggcgatcgtcccgcggccattaaagccacgccgggtggtgcgaggtcgcacaccgggttcttgatgttagagcccccggcgtgcgctcgcagagtcaaCGAAGAGTCCCGCAGAGTCAACGAAGAGtcccgcagagtcccgcggccattccaagccgcgcggggcagtgatgtaggccccgctccaggagctcttcaaccccgcaacttgggcgggggaagtcgccgttgcgagagccctgaaaagcggtctccctccagggacccgtgggctcccggtgccgccgtccacagacctgccgttgaagcctccgactctccggtcgggccgcagcagcagcagcagcagcgctcctccaccgctccacccgctccggactcggccagctccgcgacggcgacggtgagtcgtcagcaccagagtcccctttctcttcctgttggaggccgctcctcgttgcagccccaacgataacggaaacccgacgagaaaaggtcgggtctcccgtgcagggagagatttaaaaagtttccccccccccctcccacataaaaacatagacagaaaataataaaacgcggacagactgcagaggccgctgctgacgagagtcgtgccgcccaccggaCAAAGACAGCAGCCgatgccaggatcaaacctgggtctctggtgctgtgaggcagtagttctatcagccgtgccactgtgccgcccttgactCTTGTGTTCGTTGACTATAATTGTTCAAAGTCTAAGACACCAGCATGGGTATGGGTTTATCTAGATATGAAGGTAAAACTGTTAATATACTAACACAAATTACTGTTATTCATTTTAGGACCCTTCAAGCCTTGTGAACATCTGTTTGGCAGCTGGATGATACGCCTTGGTGTATGGACCATTGTTTTGCTCTCTCTGGTTTGCAACGGCTTGGTTGGCACAACCATATTTGGATCTCCAGCACCTATTTCCCCACCCAAACTTCTCATAGGTCTGCTGTCAGTGGCAAACACGCTAATGGGTCTCTACAGTGGTATATTGGCAATTGTGGATCTATTAACATTAGGCAGATTCGCAAAATACGGAGCGCGATGGGAGAATGGAATTGGCTGTCAAGTTGCAGGCTTTCTCTCAGTCTTTGCTTCCGAGCTGTCCATTTACCTCCTCACGGTTGCAACTGTTGAACGCAGCCTGTCCTCAAAATACGATACAAGGCAAGGGAAAACCCTAGGTAGTGTCAAGGTAGCATCAATGTTTTGCATGATTCTGGCATGCGTCGTTGCAATGCTTCCTCTGTTCCACATTGGAGATTACAGCATTTCTCCACTTTGCTTTCCTTTACCCTTTGGAGAATCCTCCACTTTAGGCTTTCTTGTGGCTTTGGTCCTGTTGAACTCCCTTTGCTTCCTTGTCATGACGATAACCTACACAAAGCTCTACTGCGGTTTGGAAAAGGGAGACTTGCACAGCTTTTGGGACACTTCGATGGTCAAACATATTGCCTGGCTGCTGTTCACCAACTGCATTCTATATTGCCCTGTGGCTTTCCTGTCATTCTCCTCCTTGCTGAACCTCATGGTTATTAGTCCTGACGTAGTCAAGTCAATACTTCTCGTGATCCTCCCATTGCCTGGATGCCTGAATCCCTTGCTCTACATTCTTTTTAACCCGCACTTCAAAGATGATCTCGGACTGCTGAGAAAGAATAGGCGTTTGCAGAAGAGATCGAAGCAGAGAAGCTTGGCCTCCATAAACTCAGAAGATGCCGAGAAGCAGTCTTGTGATTCCACTCAAGAACTAGTGGCACGTCTCGGCATCCACACCGCCTCTGGCACATCCTGTAACTCAGTAAACAACTTTCCAGTGCAGACCACATACCAGATGATGGAGACCTGTCAACAAGCATCAGGAACGTTTGCTCACTGCCACTAATGCATTCAAGATGAAACTGTtccagacattttttttttaagaaaacacATACTCGTGCAGAAGGAACAAATTATATGAGCAACTTTTGTTTTTAAGGCCAGAAGATCCAAGAAATGTTTCTCTTCGTTATTCTGAGGTTTCCCCATGGGCATGTTGGCATACAGACCACTGCGGTTATTTAATCAATGAAAACATTATAATACGATTTGAAATTCAAGTTTGCCAATGAAAAATGTTTGACAACTTCATCGACATTTACTTGGCAGATTCAAAACCTACTGTACAGTCTCTAAAATTAGCTGGTAAATTCCTCCATTCAATGTGTATTGCAGataagaggtgtacaaaattacttTGAATAGGTGATTTTATTTTGGGGATAGGGATTATGGACCAAACACCGATCAAAAGCTGCACTCTCCGAGTTcatgtttttaaatgtaaatgttgTTGTCTAGTTGTGACACATTCATCTAACAGGAGAACTGCCATTCCATATTTCTGAGATGTCCAATCATCTTTTAAACAAGAGAGAAGcaagagaaagtgctggaggaactcagcaggtggggccaacatctgtggagggaaatagatgtgccccatttctggtcaggacctttcttcaaactgaaggacATTTCTTcaaacccaaaatgttatctgtcaatttccttccacagatgttgcctgacttaccgagttcctccagcactttgtgttttgcaccttTTAAATAATTTGATCTCATCCAAAAATAGCTGTTAAACAGGAAGACCTCGCACTGTACACAACCTTTCCCCTAtgtgagagagggatggggaaaaAAACTCAGCTTCATCTGCAATTCAGTAATGGTATTATGTTTGATAGGTATTTCCTCAATCCTATCCCCTTCAACCTTCTATGTATAAGTAGCTTGAGAGGCAATTAAAAATTAACTTGGCTCACTAGTGCTGAGGAAGTCCTATATGTTCTGGAACAGAAAATGGTGAAAATACTCAGCATGCTGGTAGCATCCATGTTGAAAGGGgcaaaattaatgtttcagaagctaatgatctttcatcagagttATACATTCGCTTCATCAGAATTCTCCAGGACAAATATTTGGCTTTATTGAATCCAGTGGAACTGGTTGCTGGGGGTGTAGATCAGAGTAAATCTAATACAATAGCCCGAACAAACCCAACATCTGTTCCCTGCCATCAAGCACATAATCCTTCTGGTGCCACGAGGAAGAGCAGTCAGTTGAATCAAGTTCACATGCATAAATTCTTCAAAATCATATCTTAAAACAagtcctcagtttagtttagagatacaacaagtccacactgaccattgatcacctgttcaccctgttatcccattttctcatccaatcccttcttcttcttcttgcgtatggcgcaaacagcctaaagttgtaggacaacttgtctatttgatcttacttgattgtgcacgacaGGTTGGtttcattcgtcgaaacagggcaggccatgtgaaggttgcaatctcccaccccatccaatccctatgcactagggacattttacagaggccgatgaacctacaaacctgcacatctttgggacgtgtgaAAAAAATGGATTacaaggaggaaacccatgctgtcacagggagaacatgcaaactccgcacagacagcgcccgtggtcaatatcaaacccgggtctttggtgctgtgaggcagcagctctaccagctgctccaccatAAAAGTTAGAAAGACAAAGTGTAGTTACCAATCATGATGTAAATAGATCGTATTACCACAAGCAGGACAGGCATCTTTTAGTGATCCAATGGGATAGGGCACACAAATCCCCAGATTTTAGTTATTATTTGACATACTAAGTTTATCCCTAATTGCTTGTTAAATATATTAGAGCCCTAGAGCTAGACAGcagagaaacgggccctttgcctAACTCATCCATACCAATATGATGCCTATCTGATCTAGTCTCATTTACCCatgtttggtccctatccctcttttctttcctatccatgtccctgtccaagagtcttttaaatgttattatcgtacctgcctcaaatacctcctctggcagctcgttctatacaccacCCGAgtgaaacgttgcccctcagattcctattaaatcttgctactctcaacttaaacctatgtcctctgtttttgtattcctctACCTcggtaaaagactgtacattcattctatctcttcccctcatgattttatacatctctatgagATCAAACTTTAGcctcctgtgcaccaaggaataaagtgctagccgacccaacctctccctatagctcaggtccttgagCCTCAGCAACATCTTGTAGAACTGTGACATGTTGTCCCAACGTCTGTTCTCAAttccctaactgatgaaggctagTGTGCCAAAAACATATGACACTGCTTTCAGGAAACTATCTGCCTGTTATCCTAGATCCCTCTCCTCTACAAAGCTCCCCAGggcccaccattcattgtgaaggtacTGCCATTGTTTGACTTTCTAAAACGCAGCACCTTGTATTTATCTGTGTTAAACTCCGTTAGCAATTCCTCCGCCCActtgctcagctgatcaagatccatcttcactatctatggcaccacctattttagtgtcatctgcaaacttactaatcatgccccgtatattctcatccaaatcatttatataaaccacaaacatgcccagcaccaaaccccggCGCACACACCCAGTCACAGGTCTTCAGAGttcaaagataaatcttccaacaCAACCACCCATGAACACAATTCTGTATTgggttagctagctctccctggatcccatgtgatttaaCCATCCAGTACAGGCAACcaggcagaaccttatcaaaggccctgCTGAAGTTCATATAGAAAACATCTACAACTTTGCTCTTGTCAAATTTCTTGGTTAGTTCTTAAAAAATTGTAATCAAAATTCATAAGGCAGGATCTCCCATGTATAAaagcatgctgactatccttaatcaaccCATGAAAATTCATACATAtatatcttattcctcagaatcctctccagtaatttaccgACCAaagatgttagactcactggtctgtagttcctaggcttttccttgcaacccttcttaaatagaggcacattaGCCACACTTGTCATCCAGCACCTCACCCGTATCTAACACGTGCTTTGGTTTTATTTCCAGCATTCACATTCTATGGAGAGTATCTTCTAGCACAGTGACATAGCTGTTGGTGCTGTTATTGAACAGCTTCagcaacctgggttcaattcAGACCTTGAGTAGAATTGACACATCTCCCTGtgttcacatgggttttctccttgtgctccagtttcctgccatacTATAGACATGCTAGTAGGTGAGAAGAGGCTACTTTAAGTTACCCTTTATTGCAGGTCTGTGGCATGagaattacatagaaaatagaaaataggtgcaggaggaggccattcggccctttgagccagcaccgctggaCTGGATTGGACTGGAGTCGATGAAGAGATAATGGGTTACATGGAAATAAGTGGGGGAATGGTACTAATAGGATTGCTCTGAACGTCACCATAGAtttattgggctgaatggcctccttcaatgATGTAAGGAAATCTCCGAATAGATTGCACATATATTCACATTCTAACAGTAAACCATGTTTATTTTAAGTCATTCTTTTTGGTGATGACTTTGTGAAGAGAAATGCACTTTTCCAAACCTAAAATCTtagtggtttgggaacagttaaCGACAAAGCATTTGCATAACAAAATATCCAAATGAAACAAAATGATGGCACACTCCTGAAAGACTTGCTATACGATACCTTTGCAAAATCCTAcagtgaaataaataattaaatattcaAAAACAATGACTTTAAAACAAATCCAGATGTCTATAAAATATATGTACATTTATGAtaataaaaaatgtatttatttctgtTATAAGAACAATAACAATTTTGTATCTAGTCAAGATATTCTCATGTAATCTTTGTCAAGAAGAGCAGAATCATAGATTAGACCCCAACTGTTGCGTGTACGATTCTTTGTGCATTTATAAAATCCTATAACAAGTCTAAATATATTACTGTGTATTAATTTTTGGGTTGTATATAATGTATGTAAACCTTTAGCTGTAAATAGTTTGGCTGCTGGAATTTCTACTTGAGAGGGAAATAAGGACATactaaaataaatacaataaacAAGGACTTTTATTTCTATTATTTGTACAATAGGCTGCCACTGGATTTCCTTGTGTTTTTTCTCCTTTCTTAGCAAATATACCAAAGTGAAATAGAAAGCAGCCACAACTGCCATGTGAAGACTGACGCCGTGTGCTAAGTCAGGGACttaagagtcatggagtcatgcagtttagaaacaggcccttgatccaacttacccacaccgacccatCTACATTAGTGCCCCTTATTGCGTTtcgcccataaccctctaaacctgttttaTCCATATTCCTGTCTAATTGCTTTCTAAACATTGTGTTATATGTAGGATATCTTCTTctttataaattatttaaatgtGCAAAATGCAGGTCAAATATTTCCTGAGATGATGGGTATCACACTTGGCAAAGTGGAGTCACTTCTGAAACAGAAGGCATTAAGGGGATTCAAGTCTTGTTCTGCAAGATCTCATCTAGCCTATTATCTCGGTGGGCTGTTATACCAAGACTCTTCTcaattataaataaatagttatacAGTacggaacagatccttcagcccaactcatccatgccgaccaagatgtcccatctaagctggcCCCATTTGCACAAATTTGATCCATATACCGCAAACCTTTCCTAACCCTGTAACTGTCCAAGTTTTCTTTTACAGGTACATGCGGTTATTGTAACTGTATGAACTAACTCATTCGGCAGCTCATTGTATATAACCACCAAAATCACTTGATCCTGTTTTCAATGTCTACAGGCTTTTTTATGTTGCTTCTATAATCAAATGAGAGGTGGAGCCATCAATATAATATCCTTTATTGAAGGCAGTATCCCTATATGGATAGCAATGTCTGATACACAAGTGTATCAAAACTCCTACCATTATACACTCAGTTTTTAAacttgcacctaatttatatacCAATCAAAATTTGAACGAGCAAATTgctccagacatattcaaccaacattatttaaataaataatgtcATTATATGTGTACATAATGACTATAATATTTTCATAAATTATAAGTGTACCTACCTCAAAAGCACTTTGATAGTTTGACGCTGATTGAGATGCCCAAGTGAACACATGAAAAGCATTTCATAAATCCAAATTCATTGGTACAGAATCCAAAAAAGGTGACATGGCTTGGTCTCCATGTTAACTTCTGAAAATAATAGGCGCCCTTGTTAGAATGAGGGATAGAGAAGGGGAATATGAAGCATCAGTTCTTTGGATAAACATGCTAATTGGTTAAAGCTTCTGCAGACTTAACTAGACTGCAAACACACAAGATGAAAACTATCGTCAGAGGTGCTGCTAAATTAATAATATCCTTTTAAATGAAATTTAAAGTCTTCACCAGTTCCACTTCAGTAATAAGTAATACATTAAATTTTAAAAGTCAATATGTCAGACCAAATGTCCACATGTACTAAGCAgaagaaggcacaaagtacatgagcaactcaacgggtcaatcagcatctctggcgaatatggatagataacgtttcacgttgagagctttcttcagacagattgtggtggtggggtgaaagctggaagagaggtgaggcaGGGCAAAGGCTGGTAAGTCAGTGGTGGATACAGcaataggtagatggttggacaaaggccagagatgataaatcaaaaggttacacagaaaagctggagaaactcagcgggtgcagcagcatctatggagcgaaggaaataggcaacgtttcgggccgaaacccttcttcagacagatgaaaaatcaaaaggtgtgagataactttagaagaggtgtgaattgtgaagccagaatataggtggaagggaacaaGGGAAGTGGGAAGGGAGAAATGGGACAAATCCAGGTGGGCACAGAGAGGATAAGGGAAAGAAAAGGGACGGAGACGAGGGGATGGGATTGTGCAGGataagaaattcaaaaatgtataGTTTCGGATTTTCATTCTAATCATCCTAAATTATTTTACGCCCAGGACTGTTGAGATTGAGACAGTAGCAAGGCTGTATTGAAGTGGCACCTCCTTGAGATAattgaaatcctttaaaatagCATATATTGGAAATATGTATTAGGAGCAGAACATTttcgaaatattcagcaggtcaggcagtgttccTGCCAACCTCAACTAGATTTGAAGACTGGACACTTCTTCTCTCATCCCATCCTCTAAGAATTCAAAGGGACAGTTTCCTTCATGACTACATGACTCATTCTTCCATCTCCATTGACCAGAATGCTAATGAGACTTTCCCATGCACCCTTTTACCCTTGTTCTTACCGACAATGCATGGATCCATTCTTCCACATGAGGTAGCAATTCACTTGCTCTTCTTCCAATCTTGTGCAATGCATTCAGAGCTCATGGTGCACTCTACTCTGCATCAGAGAAACCAATCTCATAACTGGGTGACTATTTTGCAGAACATCTCCATTCAGTGCAGAAGGTGTCGATCTCAAGTTTCCAATCACCTGGCTTTTTAATTTCCCATCATATTCCCACTCTGATCTCCCTGGTACTTGGCCTTGTACACAGTTCCAACCATAACCAACATAAAAGGACTGCACCTTTTCTGCTGCCTTGATTACTTTGCTGACTTTGGGATTCAAAATTAAATTGAACAATTTCCTGTTTGTATCAAAACCAGTAGTTTTGATGCAAAATCAATTCTTGTTTTTCTCTGCAGATACTTTGAGTTGTTGAGGGgttttttttgcttcagatttctGACCACTGACATGTTCTGCCTCACATTTCCAGTTAATAAATGGTCAATGTTTCCAGCATACAACACCTTACAGTTTCAGCATAACATTTCATTTTATCATTGTGTCTCATTAATTCCACTTATTGTATTCATCTATTAACTGGCTAATTCCAAAAATACTAATTTACCTGTACAATATTAGTCTCCACAATCCTCTCTCAACATCTCCTGCTCACTGCAGCCTAAAATAACTTGTTTCTTGTCGTATAGGTCTGATAATAAATCCAGTTTCTTCCTCTGCCCTGCTCAGTATTTCTTGCATTGATTATCCCGTGAGATAAATGTTCTTTCTGGTCCATCCATTGATTATGAAGGCAAAGGACACTACTTGATACAGAAACACTTCTTTAGTAGAAAAGGGAGAGGAAGCAAAACCTATTTAGGTTTAAATGTTTAAGTTGCTTGGTGTAGGAAAATTTCCAAACTGTTAAACAATGAGGAATCTTAGTTGGAGGTTCTCCTGAAACTATAATATATTCAGTTTAAAGTTTAAACTCTATATCAGATCAACTTCAGAATACCTAATAAACATTATTTTTACAAGTTAACTTGCCAAACAGGCCAATGTGCTTTACAGAATATTAAATACTAAAACACAGCATTGTTTTTCCATTCCAATTATACGAAGGTGCCACAGTGACTCAGCAGGTAGTGCTGTTGCCTCATTACTCCAATGACCTGGTTTCAATTCTAACCTCCAGTGCTGCCTGTGTGCAGTTGGCAATCAAGCTTAAACACTTTACTTTTAACAAAGACCCAGTTATGAGAGGTTAAATACAATGACATCCGAGTGTTATTTCCTGCAATATGTAAAGACTAGAGCAGTAACTTTCAAATATAATAGTCTTAAGTTATGGACAATTTGACAAAGTGATTTTTGATTGACAACCTATTTCCTGATACTAAATAGTTGCTATTCTTTTCTCaacttatttatttgtttaattgCAATTCCTATGCAAGCCATGCattgatatgggggaaaaaagattTTCTGAGGTTCAATTTGACACGTGCCTTTTTGTGTCATTTTCTGTTTAGAGGCTTTTCTAAATTATTCTCCCTCAAGGACTAAAAGATATGCGTTGCACTGCCAGAGTAAAGCACTCACATGAGTAATCGATTTGAAGAGATCAAAGGACTTGTAATTATCTGAGGTGCATGAAAGTCATGGTGACCCCCTTTAAAGATGTGCCAAACCTCTCTGAGATTCCTGTGGCAAATGTACTTGACAGTCCTTTGGACAATGGGATCACAAATGCGTGACAAATACCTCCATAAGTGTCACCCGCGCAGAAAGCTACCTAACAATACAACATCATACAACAACACCACCTGTTGAGCCAATTTTCAGAAGAAAATTCCAATGAATTAATTGTTTTAAAAAGGCAAATGAGTTA is a window from the Leucoraja erinacea ecotype New England chromosome 19, Leri_hhj_1, whole genome shotgun sequence genome containing:
- the LOC129706433 gene encoding leucine-rich repeat-containing G-protein coupled receptor 5-like isoform X2; the encoded protein is MWRTRLPHLPLLLALLLCYPSLQTRRGDCPAPCLCEDDGVLVRVDCSDRGLTTIPANLSSLTSYLDLSMNNITELPQKGLHNIHFLEELRLAGNDLTNIPTGAFDGLYNLKVLMLQNNQLQKVPEEALQNLQSLQSLRLDANHISIVPASCFDGLDSLRHLWLDDNALTDIPVKALSTLPFLQAMTLALNRITHIPDNAFGNLSSLVVLHLHNNHIRSLGKKSFDGLHSLETLDLNYNNLDEFPVAVKVLANLKELGFHSNNIESIPDHAFSGNPSLVTIHFYDNPIQFVGKSAFQHLPELRTLSLNGATKITEFPDLIGAINLESLTLTGTQITSLPSTICKQLPNLQVLDLSYNWIEQLPSLYDCRKLQKLDLSWNKIAFIHPESFISSPSLIKLDLTFNLLTSLPLSGLSGLTHLKVTGNQALQDLLPVETLQNLRLLEMPYAYQCCAYSSCEGSYKLAHQWEEMERNSDDETHKRDAGMLSGQDDQELDDLLMEFEEDPKIHSVQCTPTPGPFKPCEHLFGSWMIRLGVWTIVLLSLVCNGLVGTTIFGSPAPISPPKLLIGLLSVANTLMGLYSGILAIVDLLTLGRFAKYGARWENGIGCQVAGFLSVFASELSIYLLTVATVERSLSSKYDTRQGKTLGSVKVASMFCMILACVVAMLPLFHIGDYSISPLCFPLPFGESSTLGFLVALVLLNSLCFLVMTITYTKLYCGLEKGDLHSFWDTSMVKHIAWLLFTNCILYCPVAFLSFSSLLNLMVISPDVVKSILLVILPLPGCLNPLLYILFNPHFKDDLGLLRKNRRLQKRSKQRSLASINSEDAEKQSCDSTQELVARLGIHTASGTSCNSVNNFPVQTTYQMMETCQQASGTFAHCH
- the LOC129706433 gene encoding leucine-rich repeat-containing G-protein coupled receptor 5-like isoform X1 — encoded protein: MWRTRLPHLPLLLALLLCYPSLQTRRGDCPAPCLCEDDGVLVRVDCSDRGLTTIPANLSSLTSYLDLSMNNITELPQKGLHNIHFLEELRLAGNDLTNIPTGAFDGLYNLKVLMLQNNQLQKVPEEALQNLQSLQSLRLDANHISIVPASCFDGLDSLRHLWLDDNALTDIPVKALSTLPFLQAMTLALNRITHIPDNAFGNLSSLVVLHLHNNHIRSLGKKSFDGLHSLETLDLNYNNLDEFPVAVKVLANLKELGFHSNNIESIPDHAFSGNPSLVTIHFYDNPIQFVGKSAFQHLPELRTLSLNGATKITEFPDLIGAINLESLTLTGTQITSLPSTICKQLPNLQVLDLSYNWIEQLPSLYDCRKLQKLDLHHNKINEIQQDTFWQLTALRSLDLSWNKIAFIHPESFISSPSLIKLDLTFNLLTSLPLSGLSGLTHLKVTGNQALQDLLPVETLQNLRLLEMPYAYQCCAYSSCEGSYKLAHQWEEMERNSDDETHKRDAGMLSGQDDQELDDLLMEFEEDPKIHSVQCTPTPGPFKPCEHLFGSWMIRLGVWTIVLLSLVCNGLVGTTIFGSPAPISPPKLLIGLLSVANTLMGLYSGILAIVDLLTLGRFAKYGARWENGIGCQVAGFLSVFASELSIYLLTVATVERSLSSKYDTRQGKTLGSVKVASMFCMILACVVAMLPLFHIGDYSISPLCFPLPFGESSTLGFLVALVLLNSLCFLVMTITYTKLYCGLEKGDLHSFWDTSMVKHIAWLLFTNCILYCPVAFLSFSSLLNLMVISPDVVKSILLVILPLPGCLNPLLYILFNPHFKDDLGLLRKNRRLQKRSKQRSLASINSEDAEKQSCDSTQELVARLGIHTASGTSCNSVNNFPVQTTYQMMETCQQASGTFAHCH